One region of Sulfuriroseicoccus oceanibius genomic DNA includes:
- a CDS encoding type II secretion system protein, with translation MKSYPFVSSRRRRAGFSMAELLVVMAILAILMTLTFSGISIANKKQRSTKTEAQMAVFKAGLEKFKSDHGGYPQITDAEEGSKLLYAALSGDTNYDGEYDKSDKNLDWLNNGKKSNRRAKSYVPELLAGGTSNQGWVDEDYYIIDAFGERIRYEADVNSRQMWNAPTHYDLWSLGTNNLEEEEENQDKWIKNW, from the coding sequence ATGAAGTCTTATCCATTTGTCTCTTCGCGCCGCCGTCGTGCGGGGTTCTCCATGGCTGAGTTGTTGGTCGTGATGGCGATTCTCGCCATTTTGATGACTCTCACATTCTCCGGGATCTCTATTGCGAACAAGAAGCAGCGCTCCACAAAAACAGAAGCTCAGATGGCGGTGTTCAAGGCCGGGCTCGAGAAGTTTAAATCGGATCACGGCGGATACCCGCAGATCACTGATGCGGAGGAGGGCTCCAAGTTGCTCTACGCAGCACTTTCCGGTGATACGAACTACGATGGTGAGTACGATAAGTCGGACAAGAACCTCGATTGGCTCAATAATGGAAAGAAGAGCAATCGCCGCGCCAAGAGTTATGTTCCAGAGCTCCTCGCTGGTGGAACGAGCAATCAGGGTTGGGTGGATGAAGATTACTACATCATCGATGCCTTTGGTGAGCGCATTCGTTATGAAGCCGATGTGAACTCGCGTCAGATGTGGAATGCTCCAACCCACTACGACCTCTGGTCGCTGGGAACCAACAATCTTGAGGAAGAGGAAGAAAACCAGGATAAGTGGATTAAGAACTGGTAA
- a CDS encoding ParA family protein — protein MSQNSTSPLILAITSQKGGVGKTTVAINLAYSLAKRGWRVLIADTDTQGSIGLSLSRRAKECKGLYDALRKDESPEKLVLSTRLAGLRVLTTGQCDFDLEESLDTDATKQKLGKLIRNLSSIDCDVIVIDTPAGVGPVTRSVLANSDRILVVEQAEPLGLRSLPLIIETLDRLRQRGARFQLSGIALNMVSHDREESLSAVRDLRELTPKGTVTQTIVPRDKAFLEASAKGIPVGMIGKNPPQAALVFDQLAAELEPSLNLTEADDAAQQLTQLMD, from the coding sequence ATGAGCCAGAACTCGACCTCGCCTTTGATCTTAGCCATCACCAGCCAAAAAGGTGGCGTGGGAAAAACCACCGTCGCCATCAACCTGGCCTACTCACTCGCCAAGCGCGGATGGCGAGTACTCATCGCCGACACCGACACCCAAGGGTCCATCGGCCTCTCCTTGTCACGCCGAGCCAAGGAATGCAAGGGCCTCTATGACGCTCTGCGCAAGGACGAGTCGCCAGAGAAGCTCGTCCTCTCCACACGCCTCGCCGGACTACGCGTTCTCACCACCGGCCAGTGCGACTTCGATCTTGAAGAAAGCCTCGACACCGATGCCACTAAGCAAAAGCTCGGCAAGCTCATCCGCAACCTCTCATCCATCGACTGCGACGTCATCGTCATCGACACCCCCGCTGGCGTCGGTCCCGTGACCCGCTCGGTGCTTGCCAACAGCGACCGCATCCTCGTCGTCGAACAGGCCGAACCACTCGGACTGCGCAGCCTCCCGCTCATTATCGAGACGCTCGACCGCCTGCGTCAACGCGGAGCGCGCTTCCAGCTTAGCGGCATCGCACTCAACATGGTCAGCCACGATCGCGAAGAAAGCCTCAGCGCTGTGCGCGACCTGCGCGAACTGACCCCTAAAGGCACCGTCACTCAAACCATCGTCCCACGCGACAAAGCATTCCTCGAAGCCAGCGCCAAAGGGATTCCTGTCGGAATGATCGGCAAAAACCCACCACAGGCCGCACTCGTCTTTGACCAACTCGCAGCCGAACTCGAACCCTCACTCAACCTCACCGAAGCAGATGACGCAGCACAACAACTCACTCAGCTCATGGATTGA
- a CDS encoding PTPDL family protein, which yields MTRNIFKKQIPLAASAVILMLGSAWADTVILNDGTKYEGNVLSETDEKVVIQVRVGGILDEKHIPASEVQGVVMQTPEQKMWEKSKVTLPTPDLRGVAYYDELIDEKLKPFIAEFPTGVHIREAKLQLETLEGEKEKVQQGGVKIDGLWLSPEEYEQRKYWIDAEKELLEMRNHADEGNIVSALRTFDALENEYPESGAFAQALTEVRPVLERYDRELRAEIDRGLTLDDRVRAATGSLSGAEKRVTEATIRRKAELAEKRTEREKKQDVKWLTPNEYDNRMLGDIRKTVKSELERVIELNPAVIEERAELLQRIEKTLYEGRLDTAASLMERHEAKLDDSEYLEELAKLEERLRNEQASREEAEVVMEVDKESIAKAASEAVEAEKDAEEAAAAEAEEEVQEVSGWGDADAPKEGEEGGFSMVTVGIVVLLLVLAGAVFANIKKKNED from the coding sequence ATGACCAGAAACATCTTCAAGAAGCAAATTCCGTTGGCAGCATCGGCCGTGATCCTCATGCTGGGTTCCGCTTGGGCGGACACCGTGATCCTTAACGATGGTACGAAGTACGAAGGTAACGTGCTTTCTGAGACGGATGAGAAGGTGGTGATCCAGGTGCGTGTCGGGGGGATTCTTGATGAGAAGCACATCCCTGCCAGTGAGGTTCAAGGGGTGGTGATGCAAACACCTGAGCAGAAAATGTGGGAGAAGAGCAAAGTTACTTTGCCGACTCCCGACCTGAGGGGTGTGGCTTATTACGATGAGTTGATCGACGAGAAGCTGAAGCCGTTCATTGCTGAGTTCCCGACCGGCGTCCACATCCGTGAGGCCAAGTTGCAGCTTGAGACGCTCGAAGGAGAAAAAGAGAAGGTCCAGCAGGGTGGTGTGAAGATTGATGGTCTCTGGCTTTCTCCTGAGGAGTACGAACAGCGCAAGTACTGGATCGACGCCGAAAAAGAGCTCCTTGAGATGCGCAATCACGCCGATGAGGGCAATATCGTGAGCGCGCTGCGGACGTTTGATGCATTGGAGAACGAGTACCCGGAAAGTGGTGCGTTCGCGCAAGCATTGACCGAAGTGCGTCCGGTGCTCGAGCGTTACGATCGCGAGTTGCGTGCGGAGATCGACCGTGGCCTGACTCTTGACGACCGTGTGCGAGCCGCTACCGGGTCGCTCAGCGGCGCGGAAAAGCGTGTGACCGAGGCGACCATTCGCCGGAAAGCCGAGCTTGCTGAGAAGCGCACCGAGCGCGAGAAGAAGCAGGATGTGAAGTGGTTGACTCCTAACGAGTATGACAACCGGATGCTCGGAGATATCCGTAAGACGGTGAAGAGTGAGTTGGAGCGCGTGATCGAGCTGAATCCTGCAGTGATCGAAGAACGTGCCGAGCTGCTTCAGCGTATTGAGAAGACTCTTTATGAGGGACGTCTCGATACCGCAGCCAGCTTGATGGAGCGCCATGAGGCGAAGTTGGATGATTCGGAGTATCTCGAAGAGCTCGCTAAATTGGAGGAGCGCCTCCGCAATGAGCAGGCGAGCCGTGAGGAGGCCGAGGTCGTGATGGAGGTGGACAAGGAGAGTATTGCCAAGGCTGCTTCTGAAGCTGTGGAAGCCGAGAAAGATGCCGAAGAGGCTGCTGCCGCTGAGGCAGAGGAAGAGGTGCAGGAGGTGAGCGGCTGGGGTGACGCTGACGCGCCTAAAGAGGGAGAAGAGGGTGGATTCAGCATGGTGACTGTTGGAATCGTCGTTTTGTTGCTGGTGCTTGCCGGAGCGGTGTTCGCGAACATCAAAAAGAAGAATGAGGACTAA
- the hisB gene encoding imidazoleglycerol-phosphate dehydratase HisB produces MARTAEITRETAETQIRLSVNLDGTGKNEISTGIGFFDHMLDLLSRHSLIDLVVEAKGDLEVDLHHTVEDTGIVLGQAIRKALGDKAGIRRYGWSYLPMDETLARVVVDLGGRPFQVFELPQGQQIDPINGNFPMTLVEEFFRAVSFNLGANVHSTVLYGRDAHHMAEAIFKGFAKCLYQAVAVDPRIEGVMSTKETI; encoded by the coding sequence ATGGCAAGAACTGCAGAAATCACACGTGAGACCGCCGAGACCCAGATTCGCCTCAGCGTGAATTTGGACGGCACAGGGAAGAACGAGATTTCCACTGGGATCGGTTTCTTCGATCACATGTTGGATCTGCTTTCGCGTCATTCGTTGATCGATTTGGTGGTCGAGGCCAAGGGTGATCTCGAGGTGGATTTGCACCACACGGTGGAAGACACCGGGATCGTGCTGGGACAAGCCATCCGCAAGGCGCTTGGTGATAAAGCGGGCATTCGTCGTTACGGCTGGAGCTACCTGCCGATGGATGAAACCTTGGCACGCGTGGTCGTGGATCTGGGTGGGCGTCCATTCCAGGTATTCGAATTGCCACAGGGCCAGCAGATTGATCCGATCAATGGTAACTTTCCGATGACCTTGGTGGAGGAGTTCTTCCGCGCTGTGTCGTTCAATCTGGGAGCGAACGTGCACAGCACCGTGCTTTACGGGCGTGACGCGCACCACATGGCTGAGGCGATCTTCAAAGGTTTTGCCAAGTGTCTCTACCAGGCTGTGGCTGTTGACCCTCGTATCGAGGGTGTGATGTCGACCAAGGAAACCATCTAA
- the hisH gene encoding imidazole glycerol phosphate synthase subunit HisH, with product MTGIIDYGAGNLLSVANAVRSLGVESKIVAAPEDFDGVTRLILPGVGSFGDCVENLKRQQLWQPIKQWLADGKPYFGICLGYQVLFESSEETPGVEGLGHFAGQVVEFSPEAGDKIPHMGWNEVSLVDPAAAMWNGLADRTHVYFVHSFFPRPADGSIVACRTDYAGESFAAAVMSGAVWATQFHPERSQAAGLQLMKNFIDAN from the coding sequence ATGACTGGAATTATCGATTACGGTGCAGGCAATCTGTTGAGCGTTGCCAATGCAGTGCGCTCGCTGGGAGTGGAGTCCAAGATTGTGGCGGCTCCAGAGGATTTCGACGGGGTGACCCGCTTGATCCTTCCAGGGGTTGGGTCCTTCGGCGATTGCGTGGAGAACCTTAAGCGTCAGCAGTTGTGGCAGCCGATCAAACAGTGGCTCGCCGATGGAAAGCCGTACTTTGGTATCTGTCTTGGATACCAGGTTTTGTTTGAGTCGAGCGAAGAGACGCCAGGTGTGGAAGGGCTCGGGCATTTTGCCGGGCAGGTGGTGGAGTTTTCTCCTGAAGCTGGTGACAAGATTCCACATATGGGGTGGAATGAAGTCTCGCTGGTGGATCCGGCGGCTGCAATGTGGAACGGGCTCGCCGACCGCACCCACGTCTACTTTGTTCATTCATTCTTCCCGCGTCCGGCGGACGGGTCGATTGTGGCGTGCCGCACCGACTATGCGGGTGAGTCCTTTGCCGCCGCTGTGATGAGCGGGGCCGTGTGGGCGACTCAGTTCCACCCGGAGCGCAGCCAAGCGGCTGGCTTGCAGTTGATGAAGAATTTCATCGACGCGAACTAA
- a CDS encoding KH domain-containing protein, with translation MDPTSTLQEFLVFMLNNLVDYPDEVEISSEEIDGGRQFVVKLNDDDVGRVIGRNGFTISALRSMFDAAGEKHGMRVRLKVFGFSEVE, from the coding sequence ATGGACCCTACATCGACGCTTCAAGAATTCCTCGTTTTCATGCTTAACAACCTTGTCGACTATCCAGATGAGGTGGAGATCTCGTCGGAGGAGATCGATGGCGGGCGTCAGTTTGTGGTGAAGCTGAATGATGACGATGTAGGGCGCGTGATTGGTCGCAATGGCTTCACCATTAGCGCGCTGCGCAGCATGTTTGATGCCGCTGGCGAAAAGCACGGGATGCGTGTGCGTCTGAAGGTGTTTGGCTTCAGTGAAGTGGAGTAA
- a CDS encoding Gfo/Idh/MocA family protein has translation MIRLGVVGVGGIGRNHARILAELDDVEVGGIYDADQERCKAVAAEFGVPALDSLEALIESVDAASVATPTIYHREVGEALLNAGKHVLIEKPIAPTLDDSRALVDLAKEKNLILQVGHIERFNPVMGELERKLSDAKFIEAHRLSPFPNRSVDIGVILDLMIHDIEIVLHLVKSPVVSIDAVGVPVLTQREDIANARLRFENGCVANITASRISPERLRKIRVFQGDGYLSLDYQAQAGEIYSKDGMEITRESVAVEKDEPLKLELAHFADCARHGRQPKVTGQEGMAALDLALEITEMVQNGGGQRILQA, from the coding sequence ATGATCCGATTGGGAGTTGTTGGAGTTGGCGGCATTGGCCGGAACCACGCGCGTATTCTTGCCGAGCTTGATGATGTCGAGGTTGGTGGGATTTACGACGCGGACCAGGAGCGCTGCAAAGCGGTGGCCGCCGAGTTTGGCGTGCCTGCGTTGGATTCGCTTGAAGCGTTGATCGAGTCGGTCGATGCGGCGAGCGTTGCGACCCCGACAATTTACCATCGTGAGGTGGGTGAGGCCCTGCTCAATGCGGGCAAACACGTGCTGATTGAAAAGCCGATTGCACCGACACTCGACGACTCACGCGCCTTGGTCGATCTGGCCAAAGAGAAAAATCTGATCCTTCAGGTGGGGCACATCGAGCGCTTCAACCCGGTGATGGGAGAACTTGAGCGCAAGCTGAGCGATGCCAAGTTCATCGAGGCGCACCGCTTGTCGCCATTCCCTAACCGAAGTGTGGATATCGGAGTGATCCTCGATTTGATGATCCACGATATTGAGATTGTACTCCACTTGGTGAAGTCGCCAGTGGTTAGCATCGATGCAGTGGGCGTTCCTGTCTTGACCCAGCGTGAGGATATCGCCAACGCACGCCTTCGCTTTGAGAATGGGTGTGTGGCGAACATTACCGCGAGCCGGATCAGCCCAGAGCGTCTGCGTAAGATCCGCGTGTTCCAAGGGGACGGCTATTTGTCGCTCGACTACCAGGCACAGGCAGGTGAGATCTATTCCAAGGACGGAATGGAGATCACGCGCGAGTCGGTGGCGGTTGAGAAAGACGAGCCTCTGAAGCTGGAGTTGGCGCACTTTGCGGATTGTGCGCGTCACGGGCGCCAGCCAAAAGTGACCGGCCAGGAAGGAATGGCAGCGCTTGATCTCGCGTTGGAGATTACCGAAATGGTGCAGAACGGCGGCGGGCAGCGGATTCTGCAGGCGTAG
- the lpxB gene encoding lipid-A-disaccharide synthase has product MASPLKVYLLVGERSGDTHGADLVHALQKRVPDVEIRGMGGPKLVDAVGGDGIEDWVEEAGVVGLAEVLKKYGYFKAKMSQVVDDVMAWQPDVVVPVDYPGFNLRLAKALRKRGFDGKIVYYISPQVWAWNQGRIPKMAKMLDRMLCIFPFEKALYEKSGLATDFVGHPLVDKLEEIAAAPVERDERMLGLFPGSRMREVDALFGDMVGAVERMRKKLERDDWRVVAAAASEKVAAPMRAIVSERGLQDLIDVQVGTSRELMQRSTLGAVASGTATLEAAVFGMPYCLVYRVAPLTFLAAKLLMKVPYLGIVNILADRQIVAELLQGDLSADSLAGWFEEMVDQPQKREELQRELRAVIDKLGTGGAAERAADAIVAES; this is encoded by the coding sequence ATGGCATCGCCTCTGAAAGTCTATTTGCTAGTTGGTGAGCGCAGTGGGGACACTCACGGCGCTGATCTCGTGCATGCGCTGCAAAAGCGGGTTCCGGACGTGGAGATCCGTGGTATGGGTGGGCCCAAGTTGGTAGATGCGGTCGGTGGCGACGGCATTGAGGATTGGGTTGAGGAGGCGGGAGTAGTCGGCTTGGCCGAGGTACTTAAAAAGTACGGCTACTTCAAGGCGAAGATGAGCCAGGTTGTGGACGATGTGATGGCTTGGCAGCCCGACGTGGTGGTGCCGGTTGACTACCCGGGTTTCAACCTGCGGTTGGCAAAGGCACTGCGGAAACGCGGCTTTGACGGCAAGATCGTTTATTACATCAGCCCACAGGTTTGGGCGTGGAACCAGGGACGTATCCCCAAAATGGCGAAGATGCTCGACCGCATGTTGTGCATCTTCCCGTTCGAGAAGGCGCTGTACGAGAAGTCCGGATTGGCAACGGATTTTGTGGGGCATCCACTGGTGGACAAGTTGGAGGAGATCGCGGCTGCGCCGGTCGAGAGAGACGAGCGCATGCTAGGGCTCTTTCCAGGAAGCCGGATGCGTGAAGTCGATGCTTTGTTCGGCGACATGGTTGGAGCGGTCGAGCGGATGCGTAAAAAGCTGGAGCGCGATGATTGGCGCGTGGTGGCTGCCGCAGCATCCGAAAAAGTGGCTGCGCCAATGCGCGCGATTGTCAGTGAGCGTGGGTTGCAGGACTTGATTGACGTGCAAGTGGGGACGTCGCGCGAGCTCATGCAGCGCTCGACGCTTGGCGCGGTGGCGTCTGGTACGGCGACGCTTGAGGCGGCGGTGTTTGGGATGCCTTATTGTTTGGTCTACCGGGTCGCTCCTTTGACCTTCCTTGCTGCGAAGCTTTTGATGAAGGTGCCGTATCTTGGGATTGTGAACATATTGGCCGATCGGCAGATCGTAGCCGAGTTGTTACAAGGCGACCTGTCCGCCGATTCACTGGCGGGGTGGTTTGAAGAAATGGTCGATCAGCCGCAAAAACGTGAGGAACTGCAGCGTGAACTGCGCGCTGTGATCGATAAGCTCGGGACGGGCGGTGCCGCCGAGCGCGCGGCCGATGCGATCGTTGCAGAATCCTAA
- a CDS encoding mechanosensitive ion channel family protein — MSANNMADIAKQFQERVESAGAAAPQSPLIETIRSWLESAGVVENLDRWSHLGALSAILLIAVVAHFIGRVVVLRLVKAFAIKSPGGWDDEMFKAGVFRWLVHLLPAVIIQRMSANVDFRWGAVEGALDIAVQLYIVVISLMAVLAVLRGAHAIIRSYKRFRNVPLRGVFQILGVLCSVAALIIALGIVLDRSPTVLLSGLGAATAIIMLVFKDSLLGFTAGIQLAGNRMVSVGDWIEMPKYGADGNVLDVALTSVKVQNWDKTITTVPTYALISDAFKNWRGMEEAGGRRVKRSLYLDMGTIAMATREDVERFRKVHLIKDYIGRKEKEIGEWNERLGIGPDDMLVNGRRITNVGTFRAYAKAYLENHPQVNLEMTLIVRQLQPTDLGLPIELYFFIKDKRWAHFEDIQSDVFDHLLAVAPEFGLRVFQRPSGGDLRNAVGGREMGVA, encoded by the coding sequence TTGAGTGCGAACAACATGGCGGATATCGCCAAGCAGTTTCAGGAAAGGGTTGAGTCCGCAGGTGCGGCCGCTCCTCAATCTCCGTTGATTGAGACGATTCGCAGCTGGTTGGAGTCTGCTGGAGTGGTGGAGAACCTGGATCGCTGGTCCCATCTCGGAGCGCTGTCTGCGATTTTGTTGATTGCCGTGGTGGCGCACTTTATCGGGCGGGTCGTGGTTTTGCGCTTGGTGAAGGCATTTGCGATCAAGTCGCCGGGTGGCTGGGACGATGAAATGTTCAAAGCTGGGGTATTTCGCTGGCTGGTGCATTTGTTGCCTGCGGTGATTATCCAGCGGATGTCGGCCAATGTGGATTTCCGTTGGGGTGCGGTGGAAGGTGCACTGGATATTGCTGTGCAGCTTTACATCGTGGTGATCTCATTAATGGCTGTGCTCGCCGTTTTGCGCGGTGCGCATGCGATCATCCGGAGCTACAAGCGCTTCCGCAATGTACCGCTGCGGGGGGTGTTCCAGATTCTTGGGGTTCTGTGCTCCGTGGCGGCTCTTATCATTGCCTTGGGAATCGTGTTAGATCGCTCGCCGACGGTGCTGCTCTCCGGTTTGGGTGCGGCCACGGCGATTATCATGTTGGTTTTCAAGGATTCCCTGCTTGGTTTTACCGCGGGGATCCAGCTCGCGGGGAACCGGATGGTTTCTGTCGGCGATTGGATTGAGATGCCGAAGTACGGCGCGGACGGTAACGTGCTCGATGTCGCGTTGACCTCGGTGAAAGTGCAGAACTGGGACAAGACGATCACCACCGTTCCGACCTACGCGTTGATCAGCGACGCATTCAAAAACTGGCGCGGGATGGAAGAAGCGGGCGGGCGTCGCGTGAAGCGCTCGCTTTATCTCGATATGGGAACCATCGCGATGGCGACACGCGAGGATGTCGAGCGGTTCCGCAAAGTGCACCTGATCAAAGATTACATCGGGCGCAAGGAGAAGGAGATCGGTGAGTGGAATGAGAGGCTTGGCATTGGTCCTGATGACATGTTGGTCAATGGCCGCCGAATCACCAATGTCGGAACCTTCCGGGCTTATGCGAAAGCGTATCTGGAGAACCATCCGCAGGTGAACCTGGAGATGACGTTGATTGTGCGTCAGCTCCAGCCGACAGATCTTGGCTTGCCGATCGAGCTCTATTTCTTCATCAAGGACAAGCGCTGGGCGCACTTCGAGGACATTCAGTCTGATGTGTTTGACCATCTGCTAGCGGTGGCCCCGGAGTTCGGTCTGCGTGTGTTCCAGCGTCCGTCTGGCGGCGACCTGCGTAATGCGGTGGGCGGCCGTGAGATGGGTGTCGCTTGA
- a CDS encoding acyl-CoA thioesterase yields MENFKLVLPEHLNHLGKLFGGQLLRWVDESAYIAARMEYPGCNFVTIGLSQVEFRQQVVAGAVLRFVVTKVKQGNTSVCYEVDVNEIDDCHAKSVFATTVTFVNIGPDGNKVPVV; encoded by the coding sequence ATGGAAAACTTCAAACTGGTCCTGCCCGAGCACCTCAACCATTTGGGGAAATTGTTTGGTGGCCAGTTGTTGCGCTGGGTGGATGAGTCCGCCTACATTGCCGCGCGGATGGAGTATCCGGGCTGCAATTTTGTGACGATTGGCCTGAGCCAGGTCGAGTTCCGGCAGCAAGTGGTTGCCGGTGCGGTGCTACGCTTTGTGGTGACCAAGGTTAAACAGGGGAACACATCAGTGTGTTATGAGGTTGACGTGAATGAGATCGACGACTGTCATGCGAAGTCGGTTTTCGCCACCACGGTGACCTTTGTGAATATTGGTCCGGATGGCAACAAGGTGCCAGTGGTTTGA
- the lgt gene encoding prolipoprotein diacylglyceryl transferase yields the protein MTALPLAHYIHNLQPEIFKITDTFGPKWYGLAYVAGFFCAYLLMVWMAKRKIGPLEQSQVGDFIFGAALFGVMLGGRIGYVLFYRPDILTEDPLGIFKVWDGGMASHGGVIGLMIFTFVYSRMKNISWTALGDNLVVVAPIGILFGRIANFINGELYGHPTTVSWAVKFPAEFINGELGPVATRGIFDVANSMAPQIFTPDRRIDIPAFLDQMHTNDAFRQAVGEFLTPRHPSQLYEGALEGLVLFGILFAVRVIWRNAPNGLLTSLFFICYAIFRIIVEHFRVPDAELIMGLTRGQFYSVPMLLVGLGFLVFSFTQRKAATQGNTN from the coding sequence ATGACCGCATTGCCCCTCGCCCACTACATCCACAACCTGCAGCCGGAGATTTTCAAGATCACCGACACGTTCGGACCGAAGTGGTACGGCCTGGCCTACGTTGCCGGCTTCTTCTGCGCCTATCTCCTGATGGTGTGGATGGCGAAGCGCAAGATCGGCCCACTCGAGCAGAGCCAGGTCGGCGACTTCATTTTCGGTGCCGCTTTGTTTGGCGTGATGCTCGGCGGTCGCATCGGCTACGTACTTTTCTACCGCCCCGACATCCTCACAGAGGACCCGCTCGGCATTTTCAAAGTATGGGATGGCGGCATGGCGAGCCACGGCGGCGTCATCGGCTTGATGATCTTCACCTTCGTCTACAGCCGGATGAAAAACATCTCGTGGACAGCCCTCGGCGATAATCTGGTCGTCGTCGCGCCGATCGGAATTCTCTTCGGCCGGATCGCCAACTTCATCAATGGCGAACTTTACGGCCACCCGACCACCGTCAGCTGGGCGGTCAAGTTTCCGGCTGAGTTCATCAACGGCGAACTTGGTCCGGTCGCCACACGCGGCATCTTTGACGTAGCCAACAGCATGGCGCCGCAGATCTTCACTCCGGATCGCCGGATCGACATCCCGGCCTTTCTCGACCAAATGCACACCAACGACGCCTTCCGCCAAGCGGTCGGCGAGTTCCTCACCCCGCGCCACCCATCCCAACTCTACGAAGGCGCGCTGGAAGGACTGGTGCTTTTCGGTATTCTCTTCGCGGTGCGCGTGATCTGGCGCAACGCCCCGAATGGCCTACTGACCTCGCTCTTTTTCATCTGCTACGCCATCTTCCGGATCATCGTGGAACACTTCCGCGTACCCGATGCCGAGCTCATCATGGGCCTCACCCGCGGACAGTTCTACTCGGTCCCAATGCTCCTCGTCGGCCTCGGCTTCCTCGTATTTTCATTCACCCAGCGCAAGGCAGCCACGCAAGGTAATACCAATTGA
- a CDS encoding DUF6263 family protein, translating into MKSTTSLATALALTLTAPAVVATPQINKDHEPIELELKYQSGKTYTMLSSMRSNTSVPMGEQVMDQRMTMDMTTQMKVSDVDDSKNQQLETSFTRVAMRTEVMGTVIEFDSDVPDEANPMFAPMLKMVNKPFTVVVDENHEVVEVTGLDEMLKDMGAMGTTVINKDTMNQVNGFDVSGLLPGKPVKAGDTWDFEQAMPGGAMGQGTINGTYKLEGTTELDGIPCAVISFVGTMDMDLGEAMKEAAAEVPEAAAALADMKIEVSLFEGAIVWDMKNDYPKSYEMDMKMNTTIPNPMGEGPPMIIPSTTSQSVTTEIK; encoded by the coding sequence ATGAAATCGACCACCTCGCTAGCCACCGCGCTGGCGCTCACACTGACCGCTCCGGCCGTCGTCGCCACCCCGCAGATCAACAAGGATCACGAGCCCATCGAACTGGAGCTCAAATACCAATCCGGCAAGACCTACACCATGCTCTCCAGCATGCGCTCAAACACGAGCGTCCCAATGGGCGAACAGGTCATGGACCAGCGCATGACCATGGACATGACCACGCAGATGAAGGTCTCTGATGTCGATGATTCGAAGAACCAGCAGTTGGAGACCTCGTTCACCCGCGTCGCCATGCGTACAGAGGTCATGGGCACCGTCATCGAGTTCGATAGCGATGTTCCGGACGAAGCCAACCCTATGTTCGCCCCTATGCTCAAAATGGTGAACAAGCCGTTCACCGTGGTCGTGGACGAAAACCACGAAGTTGTCGAAGTCACGGGGCTTGATGAAATGCTCAAGGACATGGGGGCCATGGGCACCACAGTCATCAACAAGGACACCATGAACCAAGTCAACGGCTTTGATGTGAGCGGTCTGCTCCCAGGCAAGCCTGTGAAAGCCGGCGACACTTGGGACTTCGAACAGGCAATGCCAGGCGGGGCCATGGGCCAGGGCACAATCAACGGAACCTACAAGCTCGAAGGCACCACCGAACTCGACGGCATTCCGTGCGCGGTGATCTCGTTCGTCGGGACCATGGACATGGATCTCGGAGAGGCAATGAAAGAAGCCGCCGCGGAGGTTCCCGAAGCCGCGGCCGCGCTCGCCGATATGAAGATTGAAGTTTCTCTTTTCGAGGGTGCCATCGTCTGGGACATGAAGAACGACTACCCGAAGAGCTACGAAATGGACATGAAGATGAACACCACAATCCCGAACCCTATGGGTGAAGGCCCACCAATGATCATCCCATCGACCACCTCACAGTCAGTGACTACCGAGATCAAATAG
- the rpmE gene encoding 50S ribosomal protein L31, translated as MKENIHPNYVDTTITCSCGAVYNTRSTSKDIKIGICAACHPFYTGEQRLVDTAGRVDKFAKRYGASSLRRSKPKLSAK; from the coding sequence ATGAAAGAGAACATTCACCCAAACTACGTCGATACGACCATCACCTGCTCGTGCGGTGCGGTTTACAACACCCGCTCGACCTCGAAAGACATCAAGATCGGCATCTGCGCCGCATGCCACCCGTTCTACACCGGTGAGCAGCGTCTTGTGGACACCGCAGGCCGCGTGGACAAGTTCGCCAAGCGTTACGGTGCATCTTCGCTCCGCCGCTCGAAGCCGAAGCTTTCCGCAAAATAA